A genomic window from Candidatus Krumholzibacteriia bacterium includes:
- a CDS encoding redox-sensing transcriptional repressor Rex, protein MQHRPGSNRAPGGERRKLLHMDRASASTVTRLSSYYRALGELGKEGMDTVSSDRLAERAGLTSAQVRKDLSFFGNFGRRGLGYNVAKLRRKLGEILGLTQRWRVALLGAGNLGHALFAYKAFQKQGFVIEAVFDVDPRKVGQKWEGIGIRSIAELQQVAAKTPFDIAIIAVPERAAQAVAEAAVAAGIRGILNFAPVKLTISPQVALRDVDLSIAMESLSYALVKLLP, encoded by the coding sequence ATGCAGCACAGACCTGGAAGCAACCGCGCGCCGGGCGGTGAGCGACGCAAGCTCCTGCACATGGACCGCGCTTCCGCCTCGACGGTGACGCGCCTCTCCAGCTACTACCGCGCCCTCGGGGAGCTCGGCAAAGAAGGCATGGACACGGTGTCCTCGGACCGCCTGGCCGAGCGCGCCGGTCTCACCTCGGCGCAGGTCCGCAAGGACCTCTCTTTTTTCGGCAACTTCGGCCGGCGCGGTCTCGGTTACAACGTCGCCAAGCTGCGCCGGAAGCTCGGCGAGATCCTCGGGCTCACCCAGCGCTGGCGCGTGGCGCTCCTCGGCGCCGGCAACCTGGGGCATGCGCTCTTCGCCTACAAGGCTTTCCAGAAGCAGGGGTTCGTGATCGAAGCGGTGTTCGACGTGGACCCCCGCAAAGTGGGACAGAAGTGGGAGGGCATCGGGATCCGCAGCATCGCCGAGCTGCAGCAGGTGGCGGCGAAGACGCCCTTCGACATCGCCATCATCGCCGTGCCCGAGAGAGCGGCGCAGGCGGTGGCGGAGGCCGCCGTCGCCGCCGGGATCCGCGGCATCCTCAACTTCGCGCCGGTGAAGCTGACCATCTCGCCGCAGGTGGCGTTGCGCGACGTCGATCTTTCCATCGCCATGGAGTCCCTGAGCTACGCTCTGGTGAAGCTCCTGCCCTGA
- the gyrA gene encoding DNA gyrase subunit A — protein sequence MPDGQERSERVVPVYIEDEMRTSYLDYSMSVIVSRALPDIRDGLKPVHRRILTAMHDLNLFSDRPYRKSAKITGDVTANYHPHGTQAAYETLVRMAQNFSLRYPLVDGQGNFGSVDGDPPAAERYTEARMSAIAGEMLADIDKDTVDYVPNYDNTREMPVVLPALVPNLLVNGAAGIAVGMATNIPPHNLGEIVDAVLATLDAPDMGLPELMRLVPGPDFPTGGIIFGREGIREAYATGRGRIIVRAAAEIETDPKSERERIVVTEIPYQVNKAGMIERIADLVKEGNLEGITDLRDESDRRGMRVVIELKKDANSTVILNKLFHSTQMQMTFGANMVALIDNKPRTVNLKEMIQHYIEHRKEVVVRRTRFDLRKAEERAHILEGLRIALDNIDELVALIRSSKDPAEASARMRERFGLSEAQAAAILDMRLQRLTGLERDKIEAEYRETLALIEKLRAILADPQQVVDIIKEELQALREKYGDARRTRIMDAIMGFEAEDLIADEDMVLTISHNGYIKRLPMTTYRQQRRGGRGIAGFSGQENDFVEHVFVASTHSYLLFFTDRGRCYWVKVHEVPTAGRTARGKAIVNILRLKDERVTSMIPVRDLQEPGFLVFATRRGVVKRCELADFSNPRPSGIIAIHLRENDELVGVALTRGDSQIVLAKRSGKAVRFKEGDVRAMGRAATGVRGATLESESDSVIGMVAVSRPEAQLLVVTEKGYGKRTALDAYRLTARGTKGVITLRVTGRNGPLVAIREVVDGDELMLITSRGTLIRLPVSGISQLGRATQGVHLVRLGEDDRVVAVAHIAREDEDVEAPRRVATPGVVSPEEQQAEAAAEGEDEEVVDDEDGADGEAEDIDDDV from the coding sequence ATGCCGGACGGACAGGAACGGAGCGAGCGCGTCGTTCCCGTGTACATCGAAGACGAGATGCGCACTTCGTATCTCGACTACTCGATGAGCGTCATCGTCTCGCGCGCGCTTCCCGACATCCGCGATGGATTGAAGCCGGTGCATCGCCGCATCCTGACGGCGATGCACGATCTGAACCTCTTCAGCGACCGGCCGTACCGCAAGTCCGCCAAGATCACCGGCGACGTCACCGCCAATTACCACCCCCATGGCACCCAGGCGGCGTACGAGACGCTGGTGCGCATGGCGCAGAACTTCTCGCTCCGCTATCCCCTGGTCGACGGACAGGGCAACTTCGGCTCCGTCGACGGCGATCCGCCGGCGGCGGAACGCTACACCGAAGCGCGCATGAGCGCCATCGCCGGCGAGATGCTGGCGGACATCGACAAGGATACCGTCGATTACGTCCCCAACTACGACAACACCCGGGAAATGCCGGTGGTGCTGCCGGCGCTGGTTCCCAATCTCCTGGTGAACGGCGCCGCCGGGATCGCCGTCGGCATGGCCACCAACATCCCACCGCACAACCTGGGCGAGATCGTGGACGCCGTGCTGGCGACGCTCGATGCTCCGGACATGGGCCTCCCCGAGCTCATGCGCCTCGTTCCCGGGCCGGACTTCCCCACCGGCGGCATCATCTTCGGCCGCGAGGGGATCCGCGAGGCCTACGCCACCGGGCGGGGCCGCATCATCGTGCGCGCCGCCGCCGAGATCGAGACCGACCCGAAGAGCGAGCGCGAGCGCATTGTCGTCACCGAAATCCCCTACCAGGTGAACAAGGCGGGGATGATCGAACGCATCGCCGACCTGGTGAAGGAAGGGAACCTGGAAGGGATCACGGATCTCCGGGACGAATCGGACCGGCGCGGCATGCGTGTGGTGATCGAGCTGAAGAAGGACGCCAACTCCACGGTGATCCTCAACAAGCTCTTCCACAGCACCCAGATGCAGATGACCTTCGGTGCCAACATGGTGGCGCTCATCGACAACAAGCCGCGCACGGTCAACCTGAAGGAGATGATCCAGCACTACATCGAGCACCGCAAGGAAGTGGTGGTGCGGCGCACGCGCTTCGATCTGCGCAAGGCGGAGGAGCGCGCTCACATCCTGGAAGGCCTGCGCATCGCGCTGGACAACATCGACGAGCTCGTCGCCCTGATCCGCTCGAGCAAGGACCCGGCCGAGGCCTCGGCGCGCATGCGGGAGCGCTTCGGTCTGAGCGAGGCGCAGGCGGCGGCGATCCTCGACATGCGCCTGCAGCGCCTCACCGGCCTCGAGCGCGACAAGATCGAAGCGGAGTACCGCGAGACCCTGGCGCTGATCGAGAAGTTGCGGGCGATCCTGGCGGATCCGCAGCAGGTGGTGGACATCATCAAGGAGGAGCTCCAGGCCCTGCGGGAGAAGTACGGCGACGCGCGCCGCACCCGCATCATGGACGCCATCATGGGCTTCGAGGCCGAGGATCTCATCGCCGACGAGGACATGGTCCTGACCATTTCCCACAACGGCTACATCAAGCGCCTGCCCATGACCACCTACCGGCAGCAGCGGCGGGGCGGGCGCGGCATCGCCGGCTTCAGCGGCCAGGAAAACGACTTCGTCGAGCACGTCTTCGTGGCCTCGACGCACAGCTACCTGCTCTTCTTCACCGACCGCGGCCGTTGCTACTGGGTGAAGGTGCACGAGGTGCCGACGGCGGGGCGCACGGCGCGCGGCAAGGCCATCGTCAACATCCTGCGCCTCAAGGACGAACGCGTCACCAGCATGATCCCGGTGCGGGATCTGCAGGAACCCGGCTTCCTGGTGTTCGCCACCCGGCGCGGCGTGGTGAAGCGCTGCGAGCTCGCCGACTTCAGCAACCCCCGGCCCTCGGGGATCATCGCCATCCACTTGCGGGAGAACGACGAGCTCGTCGGCGTGGCGCTGACCCGCGGGGACAGCCAGATCGTCCTGGCCAAGAGGTCCGGGAAGGCGGTGCGCTTCAAGGAAGGCGACGTGCGCGCCATGGGCCGCGCGGCCACCGGCGTGCGCGGTGCCACGCTGGAGTCCGAGAGCGACAGCGTCATCGGCATGGTGGCGGTGTCCCGTCCGGAGGCCCAGCTCCTCGTGGTCACCGAGAAGGGTTACGGCAAGCGCACCGCCCTCGATGCCTACCGGCTGACGGCGCGGGGCACCAAGGGTGTCATCACACTGCGGGTCACCGGGCGCAACGGTCCGCTGGTCGCCATCCGCGAAGTCGTCGACGGTGACGAACTCATGCTCATCACCAGCCGGGGGACGCTCATCCGCCTGCCGGTGTCGGGGATCTCCCAGCTCGGCCGGGCCACGCAAGGCGTGCACCTGGTGCGGCTCGGCGAGGATGACCGGGTCGTCGCGGTGGCGCACATCGCCCGGGAAGACGAAGACGTGGAAGCGCCGCGGCGGGTAGCCACGCCCGGCGTGGTCTCGCCGGAGGAGCAGCAGGCCGAGGCGGCCGCCGAAGGCGAGGACGAGGAGGTCGTGGACGACGAGGACGGCGCGGACGGGGAAGCCGAGGACATCGACGACGACGTTTGA
- a CDS encoding deoxyhypusine synthase family protein, with protein sequence MSSRKRPRAGSRSRATSPNGGKARPRRRAPDTAAEPTRPAAGAVAGHVHRAAAAYGTGFDDHLEPTLPLDLGQVSSISDLVRQYGSTAIGARQVGLAADILETASRDPECYVVLTISGAMTVAKMGLVVCDMIEHGMVQAIVATGALMAHGFVEASGLLHFKYDPAMDDEQLFDRGYNRIYDSLELEKNLDDVEPVVRAVLDAEDDGTPWSSVRLHRELGETLARRGAGRGILRSAYEHDVPIYVPAFTDSELGLDFAIHSRRRQRAGLASLAFDPFLDLEDYTGRIEKQKRLAIFTIGGGAPRNWAQQVAPYLDLLHKRAGIGQGMRRFQYAVRICPEPVHWGGLSGCTYSEGVSWGKFVPVSEGGRFAEVYADATIVWPLVVKAVLERLAAAKAAAGGGGERRLRRR encoded by the coding sequence GTGAGTTCTCGGAAGCGTCCCCGCGCCGGGTCCCGGTCCAGAGCCACGAGCCCCAACGGCGGGAAAGCACGCCCGCGCCGCCGCGCCCCCGACACCGCCGCGGAGCCCACTCGCCCCGCCGCCGGTGCGGTGGCGGGACACGTGCATCGCGCCGCCGCGGCCTACGGCACCGGCTTCGACGATCACCTCGAACCCACCCTGCCGCTCGACCTGGGGCAGGTGAGCTCGATCTCGGATCTCGTGCGCCAGTACGGCTCCACCGCCATCGGCGCGCGCCAGGTGGGCCTCGCCGCCGACATCCTCGAGACGGCGAGCCGCGACCCGGAATGCTACGTCGTTCTCACCATCTCCGGCGCCATGACGGTGGCGAAGATGGGACTCGTCGTCTGCGACATGATCGAACACGGCATGGTGCAGGCCATCGTCGCCACCGGTGCTCTCATGGCGCATGGTTTCGTCGAAGCCAGCGGCCTCCTGCACTTCAAGTACGACCCCGCCATGGACGATGAGCAACTGTTCGACCGGGGCTACAACCGCATCTACGACAGCCTGGAGCTGGAAAAGAACCTCGACGACGTGGAGCCCGTCGTGCGCGCTGTGCTGGACGCAGAAGACGACGGCACCCCTTGGTCGAGCGTGCGCTTGCATCGCGAGCTCGGCGAGACGCTGGCGCGCCGGGGCGCGGGCCGTGGCATTCTGCGCTCTGCCTACGAGCACGACGTGCCGATCTACGTCCCCGCCTTCACCGACTCGGAGCTGGGATTGGACTTCGCCATTCACAGCCGCCGGCGCCAGCGCGCTGGTCTCGCGTCGCTCGCCTTCGATCCGTTCCTGGATCTCGAGGACTACACCGGGCGCATCGAGAAACAGAAACGACTGGCGATCTTCACCATCGGCGGTGGTGCGCCGCGCAACTGGGCGCAGCAGGTGGCCCCCTACCTCGATCTACTGCACAAGCGTGCGGGGATCGGGCAGGGCATGCGGCGCTTCCAATACGCCGTGCGCATCTGTCCGGAGCCGGTGCACTGGGGCGGTCTCTCAGGCTGCACCTACTCCGAGGGCGTGTCCTGGGGCAAGTTCGTCCCTGTCTCCGAGGGCGGACGCTTCGCCGAGGTCTACGCCGATGCCACCATCGTCTGGCCCCTCGTGGTGAAAGCCGTCCTGGAGCGGCTCGCCGCCGCGAAGGCCGCGGCCGGCGGTGGCGGCGAGCGCCGCCTGCGGCGACGCTGA
- the hflX gene encoding GTPase HflX gives MGRKLRGRSTRPRWGAQASGFDTVVGWDPPARRTDGDHADMVPRDRTWSRGRLQERSVLVGVVLPQQRRVQEEQHLEELAQLARTAGAQPLERLLQERSQPDVRTYVGRGKVEEIRAACERLEANLVIFDDTLSPAQARNLEKALERNVIDRSELILDIFARHARSREAMLQVELAQLEYMRPRLRRLWDHLSRQDGGIGTRGPGETQLEVDRRRVGERISHLKEQLRERRKVAATQRKSRQGEFRVALVGYTNAGKSSLMNALCGSELLVENQLFSTLDATTRRAPLPEGAAVLLTDTVGFIRKLPHDLVASFRTTLSEINEADLLLHVVDLTSPALPAHIDTVHEVLDGILEGQRDTLMVFNKLDALADPTLVNVMLRHHPRAHFVSARSGAGLQELRRAILTHERSRVVEVEIEVRERAAEVLAFCYREGRVQQQDVGPQGAPRLRVSFRDLVFRRFTKLHSGDYHILHAPVHGDGASPGNAEGREP, from the coding sequence GTGGGTCGCAAGCTCCGTGGCCGCAGTACCCGCCCGCGTTGGGGGGCGCAAGCGTCCGGGTTCGACACCGTGGTGGGCTGGGATCCACCGGCGCGGCGCACCGACGGCGACCACGCCGACATGGTGCCGCGGGATCGGACCTGGAGCCGGGGCCGCCTGCAAGAGCGCAGCGTCCTCGTCGGCGTGGTGCTGCCGCAGCAACGACGGGTGCAGGAGGAGCAGCATCTCGAGGAGCTGGCACAGCTGGCCCGCACCGCCGGGGCCCAGCCGCTGGAGCGCCTGCTGCAGGAGCGCAGCCAACCGGACGTGCGCACCTACGTGGGGCGCGGCAAGGTGGAGGAGATCCGCGCCGCCTGCGAGCGGCTCGAAGCCAACCTCGTCATCTTCGACGACACCTTGTCGCCCGCCCAGGCGCGCAACCTGGAAAAAGCGCTGGAGCGCAACGTCATCGATCGCTCCGAGCTCATCCTCGACATCTTCGCGCGACACGCCCGCAGTCGCGAGGCCATGCTGCAGGTCGAGCTGGCGCAGCTCGAGTACATGCGCCCGCGCCTGCGCCGGCTGTGGGACCACCTCTCGCGCCAGGACGGTGGCATCGGCACCCGCGGGCCCGGGGAAACGCAGCTCGAGGTGGACCGGCGGCGGGTGGGCGAACGCATCTCCCATCTCAAAGAGCAGCTACGCGAGCGGCGCAAGGTGGCGGCGACGCAGCGCAAGTCGCGCCAAGGGGAGTTCCGCGTCGCCCTCGTGGGGTACACCAATGCCGGCAAGTCGTCGCTCATGAACGCCCTCTGCGGCAGCGAGCTGCTGGTGGAAAACCAGCTCTTCTCGACGCTGGACGCCACGACGCGCCGCGCCCCGTTGCCGGAGGGCGCCGCGGTGCTGCTCACCGACACCGTGGGGTTCATCCGCAAGCTGCCCCACGACCTGGTGGCGAGCTTCCGCACCACGCTGTCGGAGATCAACGAAGCGGACCTGCTGTTGCACGTCGTCGACCTCACCAGCCCGGCCCTGCCGGCACACATCGACACGGTGCACGAGGTCCTCGACGGCATCCTGGAGGGCCAGCGGGACACGCTCATGGTGTTCAACAAGCTGGATGCCCTCGCGGATCCGACGCTGGTGAACGTCATGCTGCGGCATCATCCGCGGGCGCACTTCGTCTCGGCGCGCAGCGGCGCCGGCCTGCAGGAGCTGCGCCGCGCCATCCTGACTCACGAGCGCTCCCGTGTCGTCGAGGTGGAAATCGAGGTGCGGGAGCGTGCCGCCGAAGTGCTGGCCTTCTGCTACCGCGAGGGCCGGGTGCAGCAGCAGGACGTCGGGCCGCAAGGAGCACCCAGGTTGCGCGTTTCCTTCCGGGATCTGGTCTTCCGGCGCTTTACCAAGCTGCACAGCGGCGACTACCACATCCTCCATGCACCCGTGCACGGCGACGGCGCCTCGCCCGGCAATGCCGAAGGCCGTGAGCCGTGA
- a CDS encoding ABC-F family ATP-binding cassette domain-containing protein, with protein MPLLSLSRACFDFGREKLLRDVTLDIEPGEKAALVGINGSGKSTLLRLLSGQSAPDRGERHVARRARIVCLPQETAAEGEGTLLAWVNAAHGDLDAVRSESEALQTRLEQGETLDPDTLERYGDLQHRFEALGGYGHEAVVQAALHGVGFADADFDKPLRVLSGGERRRAALAAVLVQGGDLVLLDEPTNHLDLDGLEWLQEFVRASPSAMLIVSHDRYFLDHTVSCVWHLSRGTVMRWPGNYSKFSVDYEAWVTQEETAYLRQQHEIRKTEDFIRRNIAGQKTKQAQSRRKKLEKLERLEKPREERTRFVLRLQARRRGGNVVLSARGLSKSLGGRTLFTDLDLDFARGDKVGIIGPNGSGKTTLLKILARRLHADAGTVKLGSEIELGYFDQELDFVGDAPTLMEEIWRVDPSMGEEDIRSWLGAFGFGAEFVDRAVRVLSGGQRSRLGLLKLMLMQHNFLVLDEPTNHLDLDAIDLVEAGLRGFAGTLALVSHDRQLLSRAVDKLVVLAAGKVRVFHGGYEEYVQSLHGEPLWSAIVRQESERRQLQESATAPPPSTRAAAATPASPVGAPEPETPRVSKNVLARLRRELEELEDRIVTLEVDVEELEAALSRAGELRGEEIQATARAHAEKKKELAVQYAHWDRLTEEIGSKTRHFEEATGRSRRKR; from the coding sequence GTGCCGTTGCTGAGCCTGAGCCGCGCCTGCTTCGATTTCGGCCGCGAGAAGCTGCTGCGCGACGTGACCCTGGACATCGAGCCAGGAGAGAAAGCGGCGCTGGTGGGGATCAACGGCAGCGGCAAGTCCACCCTGCTCCGGCTGTTGTCGGGGCAGAGCGCGCCGGACCGTGGCGAACGTCACGTGGCCCGCCGCGCCCGCATCGTCTGCTTGCCCCAGGAGACCGCCGCCGAGGGCGAAGGCACCTTGCTGGCCTGGGTGAATGCCGCCCATGGCGATCTCGATGCGGTACGCAGCGAGAGCGAAGCGCTGCAAACGCGGCTCGAGCAGGGCGAGACTCTGGATCCCGACACCCTGGAGCGCTACGGCGACCTGCAGCACCGCTTCGAGGCTCTCGGGGGCTACGGACACGAGGCGGTGGTGCAAGCGGCATTGCACGGGGTGGGCTTCGCCGACGCGGACTTCGACAAGCCGCTCCGGGTGCTCTCCGGCGGCGAGCGGCGGCGCGCCGCGCTGGCCGCGGTGCTCGTCCAGGGCGGCGACCTGGTGCTCCTCGACGAGCCCACCAACCACCTGGATCTGGACGGGCTGGAGTGGTTGCAGGAATTCGTGCGAGCGAGCCCGAGCGCCATGCTCATCGTCTCCCACGACCGCTACTTCCTGGACCACACCGTGAGCTGCGTCTGGCACCTGTCGCGCGGCACGGTCATGCGCTGGCCAGGCAATTACTCCAAGTTCAGCGTCGATTACGAAGCCTGGGTGACGCAGGAGGAAACGGCCTACCTGCGCCAGCAGCACGAGATCCGCAAGACCGAGGATTTCATCCGCCGCAACATCGCCGGGCAGAAGACCAAGCAGGCCCAGAGCCGGCGCAAGAAGCTGGAAAAGCTGGAGCGCCTCGAGAAACCCCGGGAGGAGCGCACCCGTTTCGTGCTGCGCCTGCAGGCGCGGCGCCGCGGCGGCAACGTGGTCCTCTCGGCGCGGGGCTTGAGCAAGAGTCTGGGCGGCCGCACCCTCTTCACCGATCTCGACCTCGACTTCGCCCGGGGCGACAAGGTGGGGATCATCGGCCCCAATGGCTCGGGCAAGACCACCTTGCTCAAGATCCTCGCGCGGCGCTTGCATGCGGACGCCGGAACGGTGAAGCTCGGCTCCGAGATCGAGCTCGGCTATTTCGACCAGGAGCTGGATTTCGTCGGTGACGCACCCACCCTGATGGAGGAGATCTGGAGGGTCGATCCCTCCATGGGCGAGGAAGACATCCGCAGCTGGCTCGGTGCCTTCGGTTTCGGCGCCGAGTTCGTCGACCGGGCGGTGCGGGTGCTCTCGGGGGGCCAGCGCAGCCGGCTGGGTTTGCTGAAGCTGATGCTCATGCAGCACAATTTCCTCGTCCTCGACGAGCCGACGAACCACCTCGACCTGGACGCCATCGATCTGGTGGAGGCGGGGCTGCGCGGCTTCGCGGGCACCTTGGCTCTGGTGTCGCACGACCGGCAGCTGCTCTCCCGCGCCGTGGACAAGTTGGTGGTGCTCGCGGCGGGGAAGGTGCGGGTCTTCCACGGCGGCTACGAGGAGTACGTGCAGTCTCTGCACGGTGAGCCGCTGTGGAGCGCGATCGTGCGGCAGGAAAGCGAGCGACGGCAGCTGCAGGAGAGCGCCACCGCTCCGCCGCCCTCGACCCGCGCGGCCGCGGCGACCCCAGCGAGTCCGGTCGGCGCACCCGAGCCGGAGACACCGCGGGTGAGCAAGAACGTGCTCGCGCGCCTGCGCCGGGAGCTGGAGGAGCTGGAGGACCGCATCGTCACCTTGGAAGTGGACGTCGAGGAGCTGGAGGCCGCGCTCTCGCGCGCCGGGGAGCTGCGCGGCGAGGAGATCCAGGCGACGGCGCGGGCCCACGCCGAGAAGAAGAAGGAGCTGGCGGTGCAGTACGCGCACTGGGACCGGCTCACCGAGGAGATCGGCAGCAAGACCCGCCATTTCGAAGAGGCGACCGGCAGGAGCCGGCGCAAGCGCTGA
- a CDS encoding OmpA family protein has protein sequence MHVPRTRRSTRCSIWILGLGLVLAAPPAARGDESTRIGVHVGGGFGKYTGGNLDHTDIGPMLQGGLRLGWTRNIDVLAGLRYGSFAGTGLPDSVQTHTDGSQTILPRTFHNRTTQFEGSALYSFHPEGRWSPLVFGGGGVSFWRVVDLTGKSTGMFANGDVPWGFKDDGASDLLSGSNWTMHFGVGAEFEFFRRAWVQVGGRLDWLIAQHTDNTGASAAFGSPAEVDANQFLSSLYVGVHYLFTERDSDQDGIANKSDACPEQAEDKDGFQDFDGCPEGDNDGDGIADASDKAIDQAEDKDGFQDEDGAPDPDNDGDGILDASDKAPDQAEDKDGFQDEDGVPDPDNDADGVLDTADRCASTPAGVPVDSLGCPTVAKIDKARVLAGIRFRTGTAELEGASFAALDSVLQSLRAYPELQLEVQGHTSDVGANDQNLQLGQKRAEAVASYLVSKGIEARRLTPIGYGEESPLVKNDSPENRARNERIMISPMETVPLEPVPAPEKRN, from the coding sequence ATGCACGTGCCACGAACACGAAGGTCGACCCGGTGTAGCATCTGGATCCTGGGCCTGGGGCTCGTCCTCGCCGCGCCACCCGCGGCCCGCGGCGACGAGTCCACCCGCATCGGCGTCCACGTGGGCGGGGGCTTCGGCAAGTACACCGGCGGCAATCTCGACCACACCGATATCGGGCCGATGCTGCAAGGCGGGCTGCGCCTGGGCTGGACCCGGAACATCGACGTGCTCGCCGGACTGCGCTACGGCTCCTTCGCAGGCACCGGACTGCCCGACAGCGTGCAGACCCACACCGACGGGAGCCAAACAATCCTGCCGCGCACCTTCCACAACCGGACCACGCAGTTCGAGGGGAGCGCACTCTACAGTTTCCATCCCGAGGGACGCTGGTCGCCCCTCGTTTTCGGCGGTGGAGGCGTCAGCTTTTGGCGCGTGGTGGATCTCACCGGCAAGTCCACGGGGATGTTCGCCAACGGCGACGTGCCCTGGGGATTCAAGGACGACGGCGCTTCCGACTTGCTGAGCGGCTCGAACTGGACCATGCACTTCGGCGTGGGAGCGGAGTTCGAGTTCTTCCGCCGCGCCTGGGTGCAGGTGGGCGGCCGCTTGGACTGGCTGATCGCGCAGCACACGGACAATACCGGCGCCAGCGCCGCCTTCGGCAGCCCGGCGGAGGTCGACGCCAACCAGTTCCTGAGCAGCCTCTACGTCGGCGTGCACTACCTCTTCACCGAACGCGACTCCGACCAGGACGGGATCGCCAACAAGTCCGACGCCTGCCCCGAGCAAGCGGAGGACAAGGACGGCTTCCAGGATTTCGACGGTTGCCCGGAGGGGGACAACGACGGCGACGGCATCGCCGACGCCAGCGACAAGGCCATCGACCAGGCGGAGGACAAGGACGGCTTCCAGGACGAGGACGGCGCCCCGGACCCGGACAACGACGGTGACGGCATTCTCGACGCCAGCGACAAGGCGCCCGATCAGGCGGAGGACAAAGACGGCTTCCAGGACGAGGACGGCGTCCCCGATCCGGACAACGATGCCGACGGCGTCCTCGACACCGCCGACCGCTGCGCCAGCACGCCGGCGGGCGTCCCCGTGGACAGTCTCGGCTGTCCGACGGTGGCGAAGATCGACAAGGCTCGCGTGCTGGCCGGCATCCGCTTCCGCACCGGCACGGCGGAGCTCGAAGGCGCGTCCTTCGCCGCCCTCGATTCGGTGCTGCAGTCGCTGCGCGCCTATCCGGAGTTGCAGCTGGAAGTGCAGGGCCACACGAGCGACGTGGGTGCGAACGACCAGAATCTGCAGCTCGGCCAGAAGCGCGCCGAAGCGGTGGCGAGCTATCTCGTCTCGAAGGGCATCGAAGCCCGGCGCCTGACACCGATCGGGTACGGCGAGGAAAGCCCGCTGGTGAAGAACGACAGCCCGGAGAACCGGGCCCGCAACGAGCGCATCATGATCAGCCCGATGGAGACGGTGCCGCTGGAGCCGGTGCCCGCTCCGGAGAAGCGCAACTGA
- a CDS encoding radical SAM protein — MRLASTYPDLPLEAVFKEDLLRLGVRFTPAALRLAARAKPKAYFIFSFDMVPLAELPEESLHAPEEMALLGGPHDLRRTIVSVRLNPASPYWVDVVEGRLWLHAGQRALAEVKLGPLPTYYARDLPGGKSMREVAPTIEWGYLVYLTIFRLCQYFGAEEECKFCDINENFRQQRRAGRPYTQVKELDDVLRALAVIDEEERGAAPAPTPGGADDLFLPLLRTTAYTLTGGSITSQLQGQSEVDFYCRYAAAIEARFPGRWLSKVVVQAQDAEAVQRFKDAGVKIVHPNYEVWDPRLFALLCPGKERFIGRDEWIRRILAAAEIMGPAQVIPNFVAGVEMARPWGFARVEDALRSTGEGLDFFMSHGVVPRFTTWCPEKLSELGSDQGPAPLEYHLGLLRLWRDTHRRHGLPVPPGYGEPGPGRAVFSVSAFMDVAAT; from the coding sequence CTGCGTCTGGCCTCGACCTACCCGGATCTGCCGCTGGAAGCGGTGTTCAAGGAAGATCTCCTGCGCCTCGGGGTGCGCTTCACCCCGGCGGCGCTGCGTCTGGCGGCGCGCGCCAAGCCGAAGGCGTATTTCATCTTCTCCTTCGACATGGTGCCGCTGGCCGAGCTTCCCGAGGAGTCGCTGCACGCTCCCGAAGAAATGGCTCTCCTCGGCGGGCCGCACGACCTGCGTCGCACCATCGTCTCGGTGCGTCTCAATCCCGCCTCGCCGTACTGGGTGGATGTCGTGGAGGGGCGCTTGTGGCTCCACGCTGGCCAGCGCGCGCTCGCCGAGGTGAAGCTGGGCCCGCTGCCGACGTACTACGCCCGCGACTTGCCGGGAGGCAAGAGCATGCGCGAGGTGGCACCCACCATCGAGTGGGGATACCTCGTCTACCTCACCATCTTCCGCCTGTGCCAGTACTTCGGCGCCGAAGAAGAATGCAAGTTTTGCGACATCAACGAGAACTTCCGGCAGCAGCGGCGCGCCGGGCGGCCCTACACACAGGTGAAGGAGCTCGACGACGTCCTGAGGGCGCTGGCCGTCATCGACGAGGAGGAGCGCGGGGCGGCGCCGGCGCCCACGCCGGGAGGCGCCGACGACCTCTTCCTGCCCTTGCTGCGGACGACGGCGTACACGCTCACCGGCGGCAGCATCACCTCGCAGTTGCAGGGCCAATCGGAGGTGGACTTCTATTGCCGTTACGCCGCCGCCATCGAGGCGCGCTTCCCCGGCCGCTGGCTCTCCAAGGTCGTGGTGCAGGCACAGGATGCCGAGGCGGTCCAGCGCTTCAAAGACGCCGGTGTGAAGATCGTGCATCCCAACTACGAAGTGTGGGACCCGCGCCTCTTCGCCCTCCTCTGCCCCGGCAAGGAACGCTTCATCGGTCGTGACGAGTGGATCCGGCGTATCCTGGCGGCGGCGGAAATCATGGGCCCAGCGCAGGTCATCCCCAACTTCGTGGCCGGGGTGGAAATGGCACGGCCTTGGGGCTTCGCGCGGGTCGAGGACGCTTTGCGTTCCACCGGCGAGGGTCTCGACTTCTTCATGTCCCACGGCGTCGTGCCGCGCTTCACCACCTGGTGCCCGGAGAAGCTTTCGGAGCTCGGGAGCGACCAGGGTCCTGCACCCCTCGAGTACCACCTGGGGCTCCTCCGACTCTGGCGCGACACCCACCGCCGCCACGGCCTCCCGGTGCCGCCCGGTTACGGCGAGCCGGGGCCAGGACGCGCCGTGTTCTCCGTCAGCGCCTTCATGGACGTCGCGGCGACCTGA